The Athene noctua chromosome 3, bAthNoc1.hap1.1, whole genome shotgun sequence genome includes a region encoding these proteins:
- the KCNJ8 gene encoding ATP-sensitive inward rectifier potassium channel 8 — protein MLARKSIIPEEYVLARIAAENLRKPRIRDRPRKARFIAKNGACNLAHKNIREQGRFLQDIFTTLVDLKWRHTLVIFTMSFLCSWLLFAMMWWLVAFAHGDMDPSTESTMNSTKWTPCVTCVRSFTSAFLFSIEVQVTIGFGGRMMTEECPLAITVLILQNIVGLIINAVMLGCIFMKTAQAHRRAETLIFSRQAVIAVRNGKLCFMFRVGDLRKSMIISASVRIQVVRKTTTPEGEVIPIHQVDIPVDNPIESNNIFLVAPLIICHVIDKRSPLYDISAADLALQDLELIVILEGVVETTGITTQARTSYIAEEILWGHRFVPIVTEEEGVYAVDYSKFGNTIKVAAPRCSARELDEKPSILIQTLQKSELSHQNSLRKRNSMRRNNSIRRSNSMRRTNPSLIVPKVQFITPEGSQNASET, from the exons ATGTTGGCTCGGAAGAGTATCATCCCTGAAGAGTATGTATTGGCACGGATTGCTGCCGAGAACCTGCGCAAGCCGCGCATCCGAGACCGGCCCCGCAAAGCCCGCTTCATCGCCAAGAACGGGGCGTGCAACCTGGCACACAAGAACATCCGTGAGCAGGGGCGATTCCTGCAAGACATTTTCACCACCTTAGTGGACCTGAAGTGGCGTCACACACTGGTCATCTTTACTATGTCCTTCCTGTGCAGCTGGCTGCTCTTCGCCATGATGTGGTGGCTGGTGGCTTTCGCCCATGGAGACATGGACCCAAGCACAGAAAGCACTATGAACAGCACAAAGTGGACACCGTGTGTGACATGTGTCAG GTCTTTCAcctctgctttcctcttctccATTGAAGTTCAGGTGACCATTGGTTTTGGGGGCAGGATGATGACAGAGGAATGTCCCTTGGCCATCACAGTCTTGATCCTGCAGAACATTGTGGGTCTGATCATCAATGCTGTCATGCTGGGCTGCATATTCATGAAAACTGCACAAGCTCACAGGCGGGCTGAGACCTTGATTTTCAGCCGACAGGCAGTCATTGCGGTTCGAAACGGCAAACTTTGCTTCATGTTTCGAGTGGGAGACCTGAGGAAGAGCATGATCATTAGCGCCTCAGTGAGAATACAGGTTGTGAGGAAGACTACGACCCCTGAAGGAGAAGTCATACCCATTCACCAAGTAGACATCCCTGTGGATAACCCCATTGAAAGCAACAATATTTTCCTTGTGGCTCCCTTAATCATTTGTCATGTCATAGACAAGCGGAGCCCTCTTTATGATATCTCTGCTGCTGACCTGGCGCTCCAGGACCTGGAGCTCATCGTGATACTTGAAGGAGTCGTAGAAACAACTGGCATCACGACGCAGGCAAGAACCTCCTACATAGCAGAAGAGATACTGTGGGGTCACCGCTTTGTGCCCATCGTCACCGAAGAGGAAGGCGTGTATGCAGTCGACTACTCCAAGTTTGGCAACACCATCAAAGTGGCAGCGCCACGTTGCAGCGCTAGAGAGCTTGATGAGAAGCCATCCATTCTCATCCAGACCCTGCAGAAGAGTGAGCTGTCCCACCAAAACTCCCTGCGGAAACGCAACTCCATGAGGAGAAACAACTCCATCCGGAGGAGCAACTCCATGCGGAGAACCAATCCCTCCCTCATCGTGCCCAAAGTGCAGTTTATCACGCCCGAGGGGAGCCAGAATGCCTCAGAAACATGA